The sequence GAAATTCTTCGCGCGTAACGTGTTGCCGCGGTTGACCGCCGACCGCACGATCGTCGAGGGTGTGGATCTGACGGTCATGGATTTACGAGAGGAAGCATTCTGATGAAGGTGATCACGTCGATCGACGATGCCGTCGCTTCGGTGGGCCAGGAACTCGGCGTCGGCGAATGGCAGGAGATCGACCAGGACCGCATCAACACGTTCGCCGATGCGACAGGCGATCACCAGTGGATCCACATCGACGCCGAACGCGCCAAGACCGAAAGCCCCTACGGGCAGACGATTGCGCACGGCTTCCTGACGCTGTCGATGATCCCGGCGCTCACCAAGGACAACTACCGCGTCGACAACGCCAAGATGGCGATCAACTACGGGTCGAACAAGGTGCGGTTCATCGCCGCGGTGCCGTCGGGCGGGCGGATCCGGGCGCGCTCCGAGCTCATCGACGCCGCCAAGGTCGACGACAACACCGTCAACCTGACAGTGAAGAACACCATCGAACTCGACGGGTCCAACAAGCCGGCCGCGGTGGCCGAGACCATCGTGCGGGTGCTGTTCTAGCCCGTCGACACTGCGGTTCGTGACAAAAATTAGTCGAAAGTCCTCGAAAAACCGCAGTCTCGAAATGTCGCCTCAGTACCCCGGATAAGGCGGCGGATACGGCGGCGGGCACGGATACCCCGGATAACACGGCGGCGGCGGGGGAGGCGGCGGCGGGATGAAATACCACCACGGCGGAATCCAGTTCCCGACGTTCACGTCGACCCAATCGACTCCACCACCCCAGTTCCGGCCACCGAGGTCCCAGTCGGGACCCCAATGCCCCTTTCCGGGTCCGGGTATCCCCGGGATTTTAGGCCCGTGTGGTTTGGCGTCGGCCACTCCCGCGCCCAGGCCGAGGCCGGCGAAACCGACCATCAATGAGGTCGCGGCTACGGCAACGATTTTCTTGAGATTCATACTGCACCCCCAGGTGCAATCAGTTACCTCACTGATGGTCCTCTCGGAGAAACCGCATTACAAGAGAATCGCGTCGACGATCGGAACATCGTTCGCGACGACTACTCGGGCTTATAGCCAAACGGCAGCAGCACGCTCTTGGCCTGCGTGTACTGCTCGATACCCTCCGGTCCGTTCTCGCGGCCGATGCCCGAGTTCTTGTAGCCGCCGAACGGCGCGCCCGGATCGAACGCGTACATGTTCACCGCGTAGGTGCCGGTGCGGATCTTCGACGCGATCTTCATCGCCTTGTCGTTGTCGGTGGTGTACACGCTGCCGGCCAGGCCGTAGACCGAGTCGTTGGCGATGCGCACCGCGTCGTCCTCGGTGTCATAGGGGATGACCGCGAGCACGGGGCCGAAGATCTCTTCCTGGGCGATGGTCATCGAGTTGTCGACATCGGCGAAAACCGTCGGCTGAACGAACCATCCGTCGTCGAGGCCCTCGGGCCGGCCGCCGCCGGTGACCAGCCGCGCACCCTCTTCGACACCCTTCTTGATGTAGCCCTCGACACGCTCGCGCTGCTTCTCGGAGATCAGCGGGCCGATCATCGCCCCGGCATCGTCGGGCAGACCGATCGGCATGGCCGCCACGGCGCCCGACAGCTTCTCGACGACCTCGTCGTAGCGCGACCGCGGCGCGAGGATGCGGGTCTGCCCCACGCATGCCTGCCCGCAGTTCATCAACCCGGAGAACACCAGCATCGGCAGCGTCGAGTCGAGATCGGCGTCCTCGAGGATGATCGCCGCTGACTTGCCGCCCAGCTCGAGCGAACACGGCTTCAGCTTCTCGGCCGCGATCTTGCCGATCTCCTTGCCCACCGCGCTGCTGCCGGTGAACGTGAACTTGTCGATCTCGGGATTGGCGGTCAGCGCGCGGCCGGTCTCCGGACCGCCTGGCACCACCGACAGCACGCCCTCGGGGAGGCCCGCCTCGGCGAACATCTCGGCCATCGCGAACAGCGAAAGCGGCGTCTCGGCGGCCGGCTTGACCACGATCGTGCAGCCCGCGATCAGCGCTGGGCCCAGTTTGTTGGCAGCCAGGAAGAACGGCACGTTCCACGCGGTGACGGCGGCGACGACGCCGATCGGCTCGCGCAGCACCATCGTCTCGCCGTAGACACCCTGGCGGAAGTCGCGCCAGGTGAACTTGTCAGCCGCGGCAGCGTAGTACTGGAACGCCGACATCGCCGCGCCGTACTGCATCATGTCGACGATCGTCGGCGGCTGGCCCGTCTCGGCGGCGAGCAGGAACTTCAGCTCGTCGGCGCGCTCTTCCATGATCTTGACCGCCGCGGCGAGCACCGCCCCGCGCTCCTCCGGCGACATCTGCGGCCACGGGCCTTCGTCGAATGCCTTGCGTGCGGCCGCGCACGCGGCGTCGACATCGGCCGCGCTCGCCAGCGGAACCTTGCCGACGAGCTCACCGGTGGCAGGCG is a genomic window of Mycobacterium sp. ITM-2016-00318 containing:
- a CDS encoding MaoC family dehydratase, whose translation is MKVITSIDDAVASVGQELGVGEWQEIDQDRINTFADATGDHQWIHIDAERAKTESPYGQTIAHGFLTLSMIPALTKDNYRVDNAKMAINYGSNKVRFIAAVPSGGRIRARSELIDAAKVDDNTVNLTVKNTIELDGSNKPAAVAETIVRVLF
- a CDS encoding aldehyde dehydrogenase; the protein is MTQSTAFKTEWDKLFIGGKWAEPATAEVIEVHSPATGELVGKVPLASAADVDAACAAARKAFDEGPWPQMSPEERGAVLAAAVKIMEERADELKFLLAAETGQPPTIVDMMQYGAAMSAFQYYAAAADKFTWRDFRQGVYGETMVLREPIGVVAAVTAWNVPFFLAANKLGPALIAGCTIVVKPAAETPLSLFAMAEMFAEAGLPEGVLSVVPGGPETGRALTANPEIDKFTFTGSSAVGKEIGKIAAEKLKPCSLELGGKSAAIILEDADLDSTLPMLVFSGLMNCGQACVGQTRILAPRSRYDEVVEKLSGAVAAMPIGLPDDAGAMIGPLISEKQRERVEGYIKKGVEEGARLVTGGGRPEGLDDGWFVQPTVFADVDNSMTIAQEEIFGPVLAVIPYDTEDDAVRIANDSVYGLAGSVYTTDNDKAMKIASKIRTGTYAVNMYAFDPGAPFGGYKNSGIGRENGPEGIEQYTQAKSVLLPFGYKPE